In a genomic window of Streptomyces sp. BHT-5-2:
- a CDS encoding beta/gamma crystallin domain-containing protein, translating into MISKTKKVARSVGVAFAAAATLTIAVPTGNAFAIDHVTCRGGENFLKIWSRNGGSQSVDCYANAGKTDFGGWWVDKISTGNNDLIYYDANGDSVRVERWHEITFPNRPPKVTAIEIL; encoded by the coding sequence GTGATCTCGAAGACGAAGAAGGTCGCGCGTTCCGTGGGTGTGGCATTCGCCGCGGCCGCGACTCTGACCATCGCCGTGCCGACGGGCAACGCTTTCGCCATTGACCATGTCACCTGCCGCGGTGGTGAGAACTTCCTGAAGATCTGGTCGCGCAACGGCGGAAGTCAGAGCGTGGACTGCTACGCCAACGCCGGGAAGACCGACTTCGGCGGATGGTGGGTCGACAAGATCTCCACGGGGAACAACGACCTGATCTACTACGACGCCAACGGCGACTCGGTGAGGGTCGAACGGTGGCATGAGATCACCTTCCCCAACCGTCCGCCGAAGGTCACCGCCATCGAAATTCTCTGA
- a CDS encoding LysR family transcriptional regulator, translating into MDVHGRDLRYFAAVAEELNFTRAAERLFVSQPALSKQIRMLEKQLGACLFHRDRRSVRLTAVGEALLPHARGMLAAWEAAEAALEEARTAGLNTLVIGMSTSPGRGLLPALRTRLVSRYPQARPVLRQVNWADPSAGLADGTSDVAFVWLPLPDGDRYQYAVVAQERRLVALPQEHPLAARAAADSEGELDFAELLDEPFLALPSEAGPLRDYWLALDARDGRAPRIGGVVGSAEETHEAVANGQGVALLATGNAPLVVRDEVIAVPVRGISPSRLAVAARRGDERPLVLAYLAAAAKVGASTS; encoded by the coding sequence ATGGATGTCCATGGGCGCGATCTGCGCTACTTCGCCGCAGTCGCCGAGGAGTTGAACTTCACGCGGGCCGCCGAGCGGCTGTTCGTCTCCCAACCCGCGCTCAGCAAGCAGATACGGATGCTGGAGAAGCAGCTCGGCGCGTGTCTGTTCCACCGGGACCGGCGGTCGGTGCGACTGACCGCGGTGGGGGAAGCCCTGCTGCCGCACGCCCGCGGAATGCTGGCCGCATGGGAGGCCGCCGAGGCGGCGCTGGAGGAGGCGAGGACCGCCGGGCTGAACACATTGGTGATCGGCATGTCCACCAGCCCGGGCCGCGGGTTGCTGCCCGCCTTGCGAACCAGGCTGGTGTCCCGCTACCCGCAGGCACGTCCCGTCCTACGGCAGGTCAACTGGGCCGATCCCAGTGCCGGGTTGGCGGACGGGACCAGTGATGTCGCCTTTGTCTGGCTGCCGCTGCCGGACGGCGACCGTTATCAGTATGCGGTGGTGGCCCAGGAACGACGCTTGGTGGCGCTGCCGCAGGAGCACCCTCTGGCGGCGCGGGCGGCAGCCGACAGCGAGGGGGAGTTGGACTTCGCCGAGCTCCTGGACGAGCCGTTCCTCGCCCTCCCCTCCGAGGCCGGCCCGCTACGGGACTACTGGCTGGCCCTGGACGCCCGGGACGGTCGCGCGCCGCGGATAGGCGGGGTGGTGGGCAGCGCCGAGGAGACCCACGAGGCGGTCGCCAACGGCCAGGGCGTTGCGCTTCTGGCCACCGGCAACGCGCCGCTGGTCGTCCGGGACGAGGTGATCGCCGTGCCGGTCCGCGGCATCTCCCCGTCCCGCCTGGCGGTAGCAGCCCGCCGGGGCGACGAACGGCCCCTGGTACTGGCCTACTTGGCCGCGGCGGCGAAGGTGGGAGCCAGCACTTCCTGA
- a CDS encoding putative T7SS-secreted protein has protein sequence MTTRDFPALGFNPAPGDLGSVDSLTGKLDTAKRSLESAHAVLSRIGKSGGEWQGDAANAFAENVGDLPKYVSDSRDAMRDAVTQLRSWHTALSSYQSKGRQYESEAAAAKQTVTTRKTENEQAERAYNEAAANPDLRLAGTFYTDQAALDAAQKRMDAASDRLDRADRALDTARGRLDSATEELEGILKKAEELLGHHQDEARSIADRIRRATENAPDPGFWEGLGDFFTRMGHSIQEWCAKHADLLKEIGDWLSIASSILGVASLLTMWCPPLSGALALASAGASLGALATHGAAKLGGADVGVMDLVGDGIGVIPFGKFGSVAMKGAKVPMKLVQVEGRTVASIDKVNKIRALRDAGFTGRALEGKSLFGMGKEYVGGSKVFTTTGVGNRMKLAWNSHVQDVVGASIKEAGISKGLTKVLDSGLTPDAIKTSLRGAMRADGSIDPLSWWSKGPQVAQQLPGIAIDTHTQITDTGTPAAGRL, from the coding sequence ATGACCACGCGGGACTTCCCCGCCCTCGGCTTCAATCCGGCCCCCGGCGACCTGGGATCGGTCGACTCCCTCACCGGCAAGCTCGATACGGCCAAGCGCTCCCTGGAGTCCGCCCACGCCGTACTGTCCCGCATCGGCAAGAGCGGTGGCGAATGGCAGGGTGACGCGGCGAACGCGTTCGCCGAGAACGTCGGTGACCTGCCGAAATACGTGAGTGACAGCCGCGATGCCATGCGCGATGCGGTCACTCAGCTCCGCTCCTGGCACACCGCGCTCTCCTCGTACCAGAGCAAGGGCCGCCAGTACGAGTCGGAGGCCGCCGCGGCCAAGCAGACGGTGACCACCAGGAAGACCGAGAACGAGCAGGCGGAAAGGGCCTACAACGAGGCCGCCGCCAACCCGGACCTCCGCCTTGCCGGCACCTTCTACACCGACCAGGCCGCCCTCGACGCCGCGCAGAAGAGGATGGACGCCGCCAGCGACCGCTTGGACCGGGCGGACAGGGCCCTCGACACTGCCCGCGGCCGGCTGGACTCCGCGACCGAGGAGCTGGAAGGCATCCTCAAGAAGGCCGAGGAGCTCCTCGGCCATCACCAGGACGAGGCCCGAAGCATCGCCGACCGCATCCGGCGCGCCACGGAAAACGCACCGGACCCGGGGTTCTGGGAAGGTCTCGGCGACTTCTTCACCCGCATGGGACACAGCATCCAGGAGTGGTGTGCCAAGCACGCCGACCTGCTGAAGGAGATCGGCGACTGGCTCTCGATCGCCTCCAGCATCCTGGGAGTCGCCTCGTTGCTCACCATGTGGTGCCCGCCTCTCTCCGGTGCACTGGCCCTCGCGAGCGCCGGTGCTTCCCTCGGGGCCCTCGCCACGCACGGAGCGGCGAAACTCGGCGGAGCCGATGTGGGGGTCATGGACCTCGTGGGTGACGGAATCGGGGTGATCCCGTTCGGGAAGTTCGGCTCCGTCGCGATGAAGGGGGCCAAGGTCCCCATGAAGCTGGTGCAGGTGGAAGGCCGTACCGTCGCCTCGATCGACAAGGTCAACAAGATCCGCGCCCTACGTGACGCCGGGTTCACCGGCCGGGCTCTGGAAGGAAAGTCGCTCTTCGGGATGGGCAAGGAATACGTCGGCGGCAGCAAGGTCTTCACGACCACCGGGGTCGGCAACCGCATGAAGCTGGCCTGGAACAGCCACGTCCAGGACGTGGTGGGCGCGAGCATCAAGGAGGCAGGCATCAGCAAGGGGCTGACCAAGGTCCTGGACAGCGGCCTCACCCCGGATGCGATCAAGACCTCCCTGCGCGGAGCCATGCGGGCCGACGGCTCCATCGACCCGCTCTCCTGGTGGTCGAAGGGCCCGCAGGTGGCCCAGCAGCTGCCAGGCATCGCCATCGACACCCACACTCAGATCACCGATACCGGCACGCCGGCTGCGGGGAGGCTGTGA
- a CDS encoding aldo/keto reductase, which produces MHYRNLGETHVSAVGLGAMPLSIENRPDEARAIATIHAALDAGITLIDTADSYHWHADETGHNELLIARALAAYGQDTSGILVATKGGRGRPGDGSWTVTGTPEHLKRACEGSLKRLGTDVIGLYQLHKPDPAVRFTDSVGALAELVGEGKVRKVGLSNVTVDQIRQAHAILGDDLVSVQNEFSPSVRDSAPELRLCAELGLAFLPWSPLGGISRSSLDGPSNLGTGTPPKFAGFHQLAAEKGVSPQQICLAWHLHLAPTTIVIPGSSRPETIRASAAAADLTLTPEDLARL; this is translated from the coding sequence ATGCACTACCGCAACCTCGGCGAAACCCACGTCAGCGCCGTCGGACTGGGCGCCATGCCGCTGTCGATCGAGAACCGCCCCGACGAGGCTCGTGCCATCGCCACCATCCACGCGGCCCTGGATGCGGGCATCACCCTCATCGACACCGCGGACTCCTACCACTGGCACGCCGATGAGACGGGCCACAACGAACTCCTCATCGCCCGCGCCCTGGCTGCCTACGGTCAGGACACCTCCGGCATCCTGGTGGCCACCAAGGGCGGTCGTGGTCGTCCGGGCGACGGCTCCTGGACCGTCACCGGTACCCCCGAGCACCTCAAGCGGGCCTGCGAGGGCTCACTCAAGCGCCTGGGCACCGACGTCATCGGCCTCTACCAGCTGCACAAGCCCGACCCCGCAGTGCGGTTCACCGACTCCGTCGGCGCGCTGGCCGAGTTGGTCGGCGAGGGAAAAGTCCGTAAGGTCGGCCTCTCCAACGTGACCGTGGACCAGATCCGCCAGGCCCACGCGATCTTGGGCGACGACCTCGTGTCGGTTCAGAACGAGTTCTCTCCCTCGGTCCGCGACAGCGCGCCGGAGCTGCGTCTTTGCGCCGAGCTCGGACTGGCCTTCCTGCCCTGGAGCCCGCTCGGTGGCATCTCCCGCAGCTCCCTGGACGGGCCCTCGAACCTCGGCACCGGCACACCGCCCAAGTTCGCCGGCTTCCATCAGCTCGCCGCGGAAAAGGGCGTGAGCCCGCAACAGATCTGCCTGGCCTGGCACCTGCACCTGGCCCCGACAACCATCGTGATCCCCGGCTCCAGCCGGCCGGAGACCATCCGCGCCTCCGCGGCCGCCGCCGACCTCACGCTCACTCCAGAAGACTTGGCCCGCCTGTGA
- a CDS encoding oxidoreductase codes for MTDNGKVWLVTGASSGFGRAIAEAAVAAGDTVIGTARRPEGLADLVAAHPDRVEAIALDVTDGGRTDVVAADVLARYGRVDVLVNNAGRTQVGAFEETTDQELRDLFELHVFGPARLTRALLPQMRERGSGSIVNISSFGGQLSFAGFSAYSATKAALEQLSEGLADEVAPFGIKVLIVEPGAFRTNLFGKGSAHFSREHPAYAEKVGATRKLVQDGAGTQPGDPVKAAAAIRLALDAENTPLRLALGGDAVDFLVGHLDSVRSELALWEKVSRGTDFDTQ; via the coding sequence ATGACGGACAACGGCAAGGTCTGGCTGGTCACCGGTGCGAGCAGCGGTTTCGGGCGGGCCATCGCCGAGGCCGCGGTCGCCGCCGGTGACACGGTGATCGGCACGGCCCGCCGGCCCGAGGGACTGGCCGACCTGGTCGCCGCGCATCCCGACCGGGTGGAGGCGATCGCTCTGGACGTCACCGACGGTGGGCGGACCGACGTGGTCGCCGCCGACGTGCTGGCTCGCTACGGCCGGGTGGACGTGCTGGTGAACAACGCCGGGCGCACGCAGGTCGGGGCGTTCGAGGAGACCACCGACCAGGAGCTGCGCGACCTGTTTGAGCTGCACGTGTTCGGCCCGGCGCGGCTGACCCGGGCGCTGCTTCCGCAGATGCGGGAGCGCGGCAGCGGATCGATCGTGAACATCAGCAGTTTCGGCGGACAGCTGTCCTTCGCCGGGTTCTCCGCGTACAGCGCGACCAAGGCAGCACTGGAGCAGCTGTCGGAGGGACTGGCCGACGAAGTGGCGCCGTTCGGCATCAAGGTGCTGATCGTGGAGCCCGGCGCGTTCCGCACCAATCTGTTCGGCAAGGGCTCGGCCCACTTCTCCCGGGAGCACCCGGCGTACGCGGAGAAGGTCGGCGCCACCCGGAAGCTGGTGCAGGACGGCGCCGGCACACAGCCCGGGGACCCGGTGAAGGCCGCGGCGGCGATCCGACTGGCCCTGGACGCCGAGAACACCCCGCTTCGGCTCGCCCTCGGCGGCGACGCGGTGGACTTCCTCGTCGGGCACCTGGACTCGGTGCGGTCCGAACTCGCCCTGTGGGAGAAGGTCTCGCGGGGGACCGACTTCGACACGCAGTGA
- a CDS encoding LysR substrate-binding domain-containing protein encodes MLDGRARRTSSPEEKFELIASGQGIALVPVSIADSYSRPDLVYLTVTDALPVETCLAVPESNCTGPVADFLDIATATLRRHPGDAEREEKSGTANLAAAPSTD; translated from the coding sequence ATGCTCGACGGCAGAGCCCGGCGGACCTCGTCACCGGAGGAGAAGTTCGAGCTCATCGCCTCCGGCCAGGGAATCGCACTCGTTCCCGTCAGCATCGCGGACTCGTACTCCCGCCCTGACCTCGTCTACCTGACCGTCACCGACGCCCTGCCCGTCGAGACCTGCCTGGCGGTACCGGAGAGCAACTGCACGGGCCCCGTGGCGGACTTCCTGGACATCGCCACCGCAACACTGCGCCGGCACCCCGGCGATGCGGAGAGGGAAGAGAAGTCCGGGACCGCGAACCTGGCGGCGGCACCGTCCACGGACTGA
- a CDS encoding MFS transporter — translation MKSPLKSSPGSGAVVSAPAAAGGGSLVVLGAALLGFFLISLDALIVTVALPDIGRSLGGGMSGLQWVVDGYTLLFAALMLSAGALSDRIGARQSYAAGLILFALSSAACGLAPNLTTLIAARFLQGAAAAVMMPASLALVRQGFPDQAQRARAIAIWTVGGAVAVAAGPVLGGALTATVGWRWIFYVNLPAGLLALILLARIPASPRLPARLDLTGQVTAVIAMGGLTYGMIEGGAEGFGRPLVVGSLVVAVASAAGFLTAQAKGAHPMLPLQLFRSRVVAVSLAIGFMLNAAYYGSVFIFSLYLQQQRGQSALHAGVLFIPMTALVAVVNLASAKLAALFGPRVPMIAGQLLGAAGLLTLLTVGPHTPLWTVAALMVPVGLGGALAVPALTAMLLDAVPANRAGTASALLNTGRQIGGALAVALFGALLAGADTFRTGMQWSMLTAATGLALTAATTLTLRRNGHRNAGA, via the coding sequence ATGAAATCCCCACTCAAGTCCTCCCCCGGCTCCGGCGCCGTGGTGAGCGCCCCGGCGGCGGCTGGGGGTGGTTCCCTGGTCGTTCTCGGTGCCGCCCTGCTGGGCTTCTTCCTCATCTCCCTGGACGCGTTGATCGTCACCGTGGCGCTGCCGGACATCGGCCGCAGCCTGGGCGGCGGCATGTCCGGCCTGCAGTGGGTCGTCGACGGCTACACCCTCCTCTTCGCCGCCCTGATGCTCTCCGCCGGCGCCCTCTCCGACCGCATCGGAGCCCGCCAGTCCTACGCCGCCGGCCTGATCCTCTTCGCCCTCTCCTCCGCCGCCTGCGGACTCGCCCCCAACCTCACCACCCTCATCGCCGCCCGATTCCTCCAAGGCGCGGCGGCGGCCGTGATGATGCCGGCTTCCCTGGCGCTGGTCCGCCAGGGCTTCCCCGACCAGGCCCAACGCGCCCGTGCCATTGCGATCTGGACGGTCGGCGGGGCCGTCGCGGTGGCCGCCGGTCCCGTCCTGGGCGGCGCCTTGACGGCAACCGTCGGGTGGCGGTGGATCTTCTACGTCAACCTCCCCGCCGGTCTTCTCGCCCTCATCCTCCTCGCCCGCATACCGGCCTCGCCGCGTCTGCCCGCCCGTCTGGACCTCACCGGTCAGGTCACCGCCGTCATCGCCATGGGCGGGCTGACCTACGGCATGATCGAGGGCGGTGCCGAAGGCTTCGGCCGGCCGCTGGTGGTCGGCTCGCTGGTGGTGGCCGTGGCCTCGGCGGCCGGCTTCCTGACCGCGCAGGCCAAGGGCGCCCACCCCATGCTCCCCCTGCAGCTGTTCCGCTCCCGTGTGGTGGCGGTCTCCCTGGCCATCGGCTTCATGCTCAACGCCGCCTACTACGGCAGCGTCTTCATCTTCAGCCTCTACCTCCAGCAACAACGCGGCCAGTCCGCCCTCCACGCAGGCGTACTGTTCATCCCCATGACCGCGCTGGTGGCCGTGGTCAACCTCGCCTCCGCGAAACTGGCCGCGCTGTTCGGCCCGCGCGTACCGATGATCGCCGGGCAACTCCTCGGCGCCGCCGGGCTGTTGACCCTGCTGACCGTCGGCCCCCACACCCCCTTGTGGACGGTCGCGGCCCTGATGGTGCCCGTCGGCCTCGGCGGGGCCCTGGCCGTCCCCGCGCTGACCGCCATGCTCCTCGACGCCGTCCCCGCCAACCGCGCCGGCACCGCATCCGCCCTCCTCAACACCGGCCGCCAGATCGGCGGAGCCCTCGCGGTAGCCCTCTTCGGAGCACTCCTGGCAGGGGCCGACACCTTCCGGACCGGCATGCAGTGGAGCATGCTCACCGCGGCCACCGGACTCGCCCTCACCGCAGCCACCACACTCACACTGCGACGGAACGGGCACCGGAACGCGGGGGCGTGA